Proteins from a single region of Acidimicrobiia bacterium:
- a CDS encoding cytochrome P450 codes for MDSDPSTRPRFIPCSGESWRSPWAMYAGLRDGDPVHHAEELDYWVLSRFADVFAAVRDTRTFSSAEGLTFTYDERNKAGLAEAAPMVMMDPPEHTAFRRLVGQGFTPRHVQEIEPAVRTFVVERLERLRAAGGGDVVADLFKPMPSFVVAYYLGVPETDWGRFDAWTQGIVAANAAGDPLQAGASVGELFEYFSDLISQKRAHPGEDTISALVATGARDVPIMQVLGFAFTMVTGGNDTTTGMLSTGAELLTRRPDQRARLLADPSLLDTTVEEMLRLAAPVQGLARTTTSAVTLHDVTIPVGKKVLLLYGSANRDPRQFGPTAEDFDVDRRIGPMLSFGYGAHHCLGAAAARLQARIALEELLVRCPRFAVDYAAGSFAAGHFVRRYETLPFIADAL; via the coding sequence ATGGATTCCGATCCGTCGACCCGTCCGAGGTTCATCCCCTGCAGTGGTGAGTCCTGGCGCTCCCCATGGGCGATGTACGCCGGTTTACGCGATGGCGATCCGGTGCACCACGCGGAGGAACTCGACTATTGGGTGCTGTCGCGCTTTGCCGATGTATTCGCCGCCGTGCGCGACACCCGCACGTTCTCCTCGGCCGAGGGGCTCACCTTCACCTACGACGAGCGCAACAAAGCGGGCCTCGCCGAAGCCGCCCCGATGGTGATGATGGATCCGCCGGAACACACCGCCTTTCGTCGATTGGTGGGCCAGGGGTTCACTCCCCGGCATGTTCAGGAGATCGAACCGGCGGTGCGGACCTTTGTGGTGGAGCGTCTTGAACGCCTCCGCGCCGCCGGTGGGGGTGATGTGGTGGCCGATCTGTTCAAGCCCATGCCGAGTTTTGTGGTGGCGTATTATCTCGGGGTACCCGAGACCGACTGGGGGCGCTTTGACGCCTGGACTCAAGGCATCGTGGCCGCCAACGCCGCGGGCGACCCCCTGCAGGCGGGGGCGAGCGTGGGGGAGTTGTTCGAATACTTCAGCGACCTGATCAGCCAGAAGCGGGCCCACCCCGGCGAGGACACCATCTCCGCGCTCGTCGCCACCGGGGCGAGGGATGTACCGATCATGCAGGTGCTCGGCTTTGCCTTCACGATGGTGACCGGTGGTAACGACACCACCACCGGGATGCTCAGCACCGGCGCCGAACTCCTCACGCGCCGGCCGGATCAGCGAGCCCGTCTGCTGGCCGATCCGAGCCTGTTGGATACAACCGTGGAGGAGATGCTGCGCCTCGCCGCCCCGGTGCAAGGTCTGGCCCGCACCACCACCTCGGCGGTGACCCTGCACGACGTGACGATCCCGGTGGGTAAAAAGGTGTTGCTCCTCTATGGCTCGGCTAATCGGGATCCCCGTCAGTTCGGGCCCACCGCGGAGGACTTCGACGTAGACCGGCGGATCGGCCCCATGTTGTCCTTTGGCTACGGTGCCCACCACTGTCTGGGGGCGGCCGCCGCTCGGTTGCAGGCCCGCATCGCGTTGGAGGAACTGCTGGTCCGGTGTCCGCGTTTTGCGGTCGACTATGCCGCCGGTTCGTTTGCGGCCGGACACTTCGTGCGGCGCTACGAGACACTG
- a CDS encoding SRPBCC family protein, which yields MLTASTTTIIRRPAADVFSAVADITRMGEWSPECTAGRWVAPATGPALGAQFEGDNIAKVGPITLKKWTTTSEVTECVTNQVFEFFAEGYTTWRYEFVERDGSTSVTESCSYAPSEGWKKFAYETVLRRPQVVARGMEQTLARLKTALER from the coding sequence ATGCTCACCGCCTCCACGACCACCATCATCCGCCGCCCGGCTGCCGACGTGTTCTCGGCGGTGGCCGACATCACCCGTATGGGCGAGTGGAGCCCCGAGTGCACCGCCGGCCGCTGGGTTGCTCCCGCTACGGGCCCAGCCCTGGGTGCCCAGTTCGAAGGCGACAACATCGCCAAGGTGGGCCCCATCACCCTCAAGAAGTGGACCACCACCTCCGAGGTAACCGAGTGCGTGACCAACCAGGTGTTCGAGTTCTTCGCCGAGGGGTACACGACCTGGCGCTACGAGTTCGTGGAACGGGATGGCTCCACCTCGGTGACCGAGTCCTGCAGTTATGCGCCCAGCGAGGGGTGGAAGAAGTTTGCCTACGAGACCGTCCTTCGTCGGCCCCAAGTGGTGGCCCGCGGCATGGAGCAGACCCTCGCCCGCCTCAAGACCGCCCTCGAACGCTAA
- a CDS encoding nuclear transport factor 2 family protein, which translates to MRELDDAGTRSVVAVHRLQSAYGDSVTRRAWDEVVALFDADASVHIDTRTRPAFTLTGPKAIATFIEQSLEGFAFFEFAILNAVVELTGEATATGRVYICELRHDHAGEWTQAYGLYRDRYRRSDGHWRIADRRYTSLARTGARVESFAFPDPPR; encoded by the coding sequence ATGCGCGAACTCGACGATGCGGGGACGCGCTCGGTGGTCGCCGTGCATCGGTTGCAGAGCGCCTACGGCGATTCCGTTACCCGGCGGGCTTGGGATGAGGTGGTAGCCCTCTTCGATGCCGACGCGTCGGTGCACATCGATACCCGCACGCGCCCGGCCTTCACGCTCACTGGTCCCAAGGCGATTGCGACCTTCATCGAGCAGAGCCTGGAGGGGTTTGCCTTTTTTGAGTTTGCCATTCTCAACGCGGTGGTCGAACTTACGGGGGAGGCCACCGCCACCGGGAGGGTGTACATCTGCGAGTTGCGTCACGATCATGCCGGGGAGTGGACCCAGGCCTACGGCCTCTACCGGGATCGATATCGGCGTAGTGACGGCCACTGGCGCATCGCCGACCGTCGGTACACTTCGCTGGCGCGCACCGGTGCGCGCGTCGAGTCCTTCGCGTTCCCGGACCCGCCCCGCTAG
- the fae gene encoding formaldehyde-activating enzyme: protein MMEIGECFVGSGAAAAHLNTVLGLRDGPVGQAWATALATPTAGHAPFVVVLRPGLPVVPFTLFVNKARIDGDEHARLTWGAAQAGVAAGVADAVVAGTITEGLVPSLVVIAAVWVDPLARDAEVVFANNREATAGALALGRAGLPEAADVVAQRELAWNPFFRPA from the coding sequence ATGATGGAAATCGGTGAATGTTTCGTGGGTTCGGGGGCCGCCGCCGCCCACCTCAACACCGTGCTGGGTCTTCGAGACGGGCCGGTCGGCCAGGCCTGGGCCACCGCCCTGGCCACCCCCACCGCCGGGCACGCCCCGTTTGTGGTGGTACTGCGGCCAGGGTTGCCGGTGGTGCCCTTCACCCTCTTCGTGAACAAGGCCCGCATCGACGGCGACGAGCACGCCCGGCTCACCTGGGGTGCTGCGCAGGCCGGGGTGGCTGCCGGGGTGGCCGATGCGGTCGTCGCCGGCACGATCACCGAGGGGTTGGTGCCATCACTGGTGGTCATCGCGGCGGTGTGGGTCGATCCCCTGGCTCGGGACGCCGAGGTGGTGTTCGCCAACAACCGGGAAGCCACCGCCGGCGCGCTGGCCCTGGGCCGAGCAGGCCTGCCGGAGGCGGCTGACGTGGTGGCCCAGCGCGAGTTGGCCTGGAACCCCTTCTTCCGTCCAGCCTGA
- a CDS encoding DUF2252 domain-containing protein, whose product MTKVEASTQEGRSRRVEVPRSSHAEWVPAANRRNPVAVLQQENSTRVPELVPIRMQRMADSPFSFFRGAARVMALDLLETPITGQKVQVCGDAHLTNFGLFATPERKLVFDLNDFDETLPGPWEWDVKRLAASAAIVAKWRGFPRSVGQEAVHAGVTAYRTGMARHARQSLVDVFYEQLVPENVRATALEQLREVSFQSTIAASRKRTSDRLLRKLAVKVNGSYRIVDNPPLINHLNILTNEPEALLGLYNGYLSSLPPERAELVARYEVVDFARKVVGVGSVGTRCFVALLIDPTGAPLFLQIKQAVNSVLAILPDAPTVEHNGKRVTDGQRRMQAASDLFLGHSQALDFQTYVRQLADMKGSIDPATIPAAALTSYIARCGEVLARAHARSGDPAAISGYLGRDSEVFDRAIVEYADRVTIQNELDHAELVQAIADGSVPVADL is encoded by the coding sequence ATGACGAAAGTAGAGGCCAGCACGCAAGAGGGCCGCTCGCGGCGCGTTGAGGTTCCCCGGTCGTCCCACGCTGAGTGGGTGCCGGCGGCCAACCGACGCAATCCGGTTGCTGTGCTCCAGCAGGAAAACTCCACCCGTGTCCCCGAGTTGGTTCCGATCCGCATGCAGCGCATGGCCGATTCCCCATTTTCCTTCTTCCGAGGAGCCGCCCGGGTCATGGCCCTCGATTTACTCGAGACGCCGATCACTGGGCAGAAGGTACAAGTCTGCGGCGATGCGCACCTGACCAACTTCGGGCTCTTCGCCACCCCGGAACGTAAACTCGTATTCGACCTAAACGACTTCGACGAGACACTTCCTGGGCCTTGGGAGTGGGACGTCAAACGGCTCGCAGCGAGCGCGGCCATTGTGGCCAAGTGGCGCGGCTTCCCGCGCTCGGTGGGCCAGGAAGCGGTGCACGCTGGCGTGACGGCCTACCGAACGGGCATGGCTCGCCACGCCCGACAATCATTGGTGGATGTGTTCTACGAGCAACTCGTACCCGAAAACGTGCGAGCCACGGCCTTGGAACAGTTGCGGGAGGTTTCGTTCCAATCCACGATCGCCGCCAGTCGCAAACGAACCTCAGACCGGCTGCTGCGTAAATTAGCGGTCAAGGTAAACGGCTCGTACAGGATCGTCGACAACCCCCCGCTCATCAACCATCTCAACATCCTGACTAACGAACCCGAGGCCCTTCTCGGCCTGTACAACGGGTATCTGTCGTCCCTCCCTCCTGAGCGGGCCGAACTGGTGGCCCGCTACGAGGTGGTGGACTTTGCCCGCAAGGTCGTGGGGGTAGGCAGTGTGGGTACTCGCTGTTTCGTGGCGCTGCTCATCGACCCCACCGGGGCGCCGCTGTTCCTTCAGATCAAACAGGCTGTGAATTCGGTGCTCGCGATCCTTCCCGATGCCCCCACCGTTGAGCACAACGGCAAGCGGGTGACCGACGGGCAGCGCCGCATGCAGGCCGCCAGCGACCTCTTCCTCGGCCACAGCCAAGCGTTGGACTTCCAAACTTACGTTCGCCAACTAGCCGACATGAAGGGGAGCATCGATCCCGCCACGATTCCGGCCGCCGCACTAACCAGTTACATTGCGCGCTGCGGAGAAGTGCTGGCCCGGGCGCACGCCCGCTCGGGAGACCCCGCTGCCATCAGCGGCTATCTGGGGAGGGATTCGGAGGTGTTCGACCGGGCGATTGTGGAGTACGCCGATCGCGTGACCATTCAGAACGAGCTCGACCACGCCGAACTCGTGCAAGCCATTGCGGATGGCAGCGTTCCCGTTGCCGACCTGTAA
- a CDS encoding flippase-like domain-containing protein: MVVAAMIWLSFTAMSVAYSGQTLGLSEDLVQLVAALPDSLAQLVVGLVQLAAVAAPLVVLMLVRRGRWRELVLAAGAAAATVVATVLTAPFRAPAVPSEVIAAGEQPSWVTGAAFPSGTYLAAAAAAATVLSPDLPRGWRRLIWSSVAVISFARVVTALETPVGLLTGIAAGVFMGSLVMVVARAPLRSPPVADIEAALIAAGEPVMTVTLTPTRHRHGPTYEATGADGRRRFIKLVGRDERDAKLLMRAWRALRVASPANRTAVGVSETINNEALHLLFAARAGASIPHPVAVASAPQYGAMLVMDFVEGQGLDTIDNPSDELLRGAFDQLSMLHKARITHGWPSLHHIWVGPDQTVSLIDLRWARFSATESHLAQDLAGMLIAVAAAHGVTRSVAAASAFSPQQLGVTLPLIQPLSLDPETRAAVRGTKDLLSELRTEIQRVAQVDTYEMAKLERLSFRKLIVFVATLLLATVLLTLLGNINEIWAAIKGANPAYLPFLLVIPLLGYPAGAVSLMGAVPRPIAFLPTTEVMFAQAFLNRFTPANAGGMALRTRYLQRNGIPLVNSASSVAITSAASGVVQVVLALVFFTWVGSSNSAINVSFPAGMLLAVVALVLLTVVGVVYATAKGRKLLRYLRVNLASAFRDLRTLAHQPSKLLLLFTGALAGKLASIITFALTIEAFGTSLSFAAVGAMYITATTIASAAPTPGGVGAIEAALIAGLVGLGVEAGEAAAIVLVFRLFSYWLPILPCWLFLARVQRSDLV, encoded by the coding sequence ATGGTGGTCGCTGCCATGATCTGGCTGTCCTTCACGGCCATGAGCGTTGCGTACTCGGGTCAAACCCTCGGTCTCTCCGAGGACCTCGTTCAGTTGGTAGCGGCCCTCCCCGATTCGCTGGCCCAACTGGTGGTCGGACTGGTCCAACTGGCGGCGGTGGCGGCCCCGTTGGTGGTGCTGATGCTCGTCCGCCGGGGCCGCTGGCGCGAGTTGGTATTAGCCGCCGGAGCCGCCGCCGCTACGGTCGTCGCCACCGTCTTGACCGCCCCCTTCCGGGCCCCAGCGGTTCCCTCCGAGGTGATCGCCGCCGGCGAGCAACCGTCCTGGGTGACGGGCGCAGCCTTCCCCTCCGGGACCTATCTAGCCGCTGCGGCCGCCGCCGCCACCGTCTTGTCCCCCGACTTGCCCCGCGGTTGGCGACGGCTGATCTGGTCCAGCGTGGCGGTGATCTCCTTCGCCCGGGTGGTCACCGCCCTGGAAACCCCCGTCGGCCTGCTCACCGGCATCGCCGCGGGCGTGTTCATGGGCTCGCTGGTGATGGTGGTGGCCCGGGCACCCCTGCGCTCGCCGCCAGTGGCCGACATCGAAGCCGCCCTCATAGCGGCGGGCGAGCCGGTTATGACGGTGACGCTCACCCCCACCCGTCACCGTCACGGTCCCACCTACGAGGCCACGGGGGCCGACGGCCGCCGACGATTCATCAAGCTCGTAGGACGCGACGAGCGAGACGCCAAGTTACTGATGCGCGCCTGGCGTGCCTTGAGGGTGGCCAGCCCCGCCAACCGAACCGCCGTGGGGGTCTCGGAGACCATCAACAACGAGGCCCTCCACCTGCTCTTCGCCGCTCGCGCTGGCGCGTCGATTCCCCACCCCGTTGCGGTCGCCAGTGCCCCGCAGTACGGGGCGATGCTGGTAATGGACTTCGTGGAGGGCCAAGGCCTCGACACCATCGACAATCCATCCGACGAACTGCTCCGGGGCGCCTTCGATCAACTCAGCATGCTGCACAAGGCTCGGATCACCCACGGCTGGCCCAGCCTGCACCACATCTGGGTCGGACCTGATCAGACGGTGAGCCTCATTGACCTTCGCTGGGCAAGGTTCTCGGCCACCGAAAGTCACCTGGCCCAGGATCTCGCCGGGATGCTCATCGCCGTGGCCGCCGCCCATGGCGTCACTCGCTCCGTGGCAGCGGCGTCAGCCTTCTCACCCCAGCAACTGGGTGTCACCCTCCCGCTCATCCAACCTCTGTCCCTGGATCCCGAGACGCGAGCGGCGGTGCGCGGAACCAAGGACCTGCTCAGCGAACTTCGCACGGAGATACAACGGGTCGCCCAGGTGGACACCTACGAAATGGCGAAACTTGAGCGGCTGAGTTTCCGCAAGCTCATCGTGTTCGTCGCCACCCTGCTGTTGGCCACCGTTCTGTTGACGTTGCTGGGGAACATCAACGAAATCTGGGCGGCCATCAAAGGGGCCAACCCGGCCTATCTCCCCTTCCTCCTAGTCATTCCGCTGCTCGGATACCCCGCCGGGGCGGTCAGCCTCATGGGGGCGGTCCCAAGACCCATCGCTTTCCTTCCCACCACCGAGGTGATGTTTGCCCAGGCTTTCCTGAACCGGTTCACCCCCGCCAACGCCGGCGGGATGGCATTGCGCACCCGGTATCTGCAGCGCAATGGCATTCCGCTGGTCAACTCCGCTTCCAGTGTGGCGATCACCAGTGCCGCGTCGGGGGTGGTGCAAGTGGTCCTGGCGCTCGTCTTCTTCACCTGGGTGGGGAGCTCCAATAGCGCCATCAACGTGTCGTTCCCCGCGGGAATGCTTCTCGCGGTAGTGGCCCTCGTGCTCCTGACCGTGGTGGGAGTTGTCTATGCCACTGCGAAGGGGCGCAAGTTGCTCCGATACCTCCGGGTAAACCTCGCCTCCGCCTTCCGGGATCTACGGACGCTCGCCCACCAGCCTTCCAAGTTGCTGCTGCTCTTCACCGGAGCGCTGGCCGGAAAACTCGCCTCCATCATCACGTTCGCGTTGACGATCGAGGCGTTCGGTACCTCATTGAGTTTTGCGGCCGTGGGGGCCATGTACATCACTGCCACCACGATCGCTTCCGCCGCCCCTACCCCCGGTGGCGTCGGTGCTATCGAAGCCGCCCTCATCGCCGGCCTCGTGGGCTTGGGGGTAGAAGCCGGGGAGGCCGCCGCTATTGTGCTGGTGTTCCGTCTGTTCAGTTATTGGTTGCCCATTCTGCCCTGCTGGTTGTTCCTCGCCCGAGTGCAACGATCAGATCTTGTCTAA
- a CDS encoding SDR family oxidoreductase yields MSGARRVSVIGDARHYVGPELARHLAARGHDLVLGDPTPELVAEVHAAGAAVEVVPNVSNLARPESAPALAEAALARFGRVDSAVAFAGQIVTGRFTNSTIEDLRTVLTGCLEGPYHFLKAMVDPMIEQRSGQILLITSAAGARPTPGAPLYSAARAGSTMLARNVAAEVARHGVQVNAVGTNFMDFPEFLAASGATDPEVRARVEAQVPMGRLGTMEEFAAFCMAFVDGTSGFTTGQFVAYAGGWA; encoded by the coding sequence ATGTCCGGCGCTCGTCGCGTTTCGGTGATTGGAGATGCGCGTCATTACGTGGGTCCGGAGTTGGCTCGTCACCTCGCCGCCCGGGGCCATGACCTCGTGCTCGGGGATCCCACCCCGGAACTCGTAGCCGAAGTTCACGCCGCCGGCGCGGCGGTGGAAGTAGTACCAAACGTCAGCAACCTGGCGCGGCCCGAGTCCGCCCCGGCCCTGGCGGAAGCGGCCCTGGCCCGCTTCGGTCGGGTGGACTCAGCGGTGGCCTTCGCCGGGCAGATCGTGACGGGTCGGTTCACCAACTCCACCATCGAAGACCTGCGGACCGTTCTCACGGGATGTCTGGAAGGCCCCTACCACTTCCTCAAGGCGATGGTGGACCCGATGATCGAACAGCGCTCCGGGCAAATCCTCCTGATCACCAGTGCCGCCGGAGCCCGCCCCACGCCCGGAGCGCCGTTGTATTCAGCGGCCCGGGCCGGATCCACGATGCTGGCCCGCAACGTGGCGGCCGAGGTGGCGCGTCACGGGGTGCAGGTGAACGCCGTGGGCACGAACTTCATGGATTTCCCGGAGTTCCTGGCCGCCTCGGGGGCCACCGACCCTGAGGTACGAGCCCGCGTGGAGGCCCAGGTGCCGATGGGACGGCTCGGCACGATGGAAGAGTTCGCTGCGTTCTGCATGGCCTTTGTCGATGGGACCAGTGGCTTCACCACCGGCCAGTTCGTGGCGTATGCCGGCGGCTGGGCCTAA
- a CDS encoding alpha/beta hydrolase, with protein sequence MIVFVHGVPETAAIWDSIRSRSSRPSLALAMPGFDCARPNGFGATKDDYVHWLLGELDPLEGPIDLVGHDWGAALTYRVATAFGDRLHSWAADVGNIIHPRYQWHDFAKIWQTPGDGEAFVENTDAQTPRERAGPFEFMGVPAADALAMATAFDATMGACILDLYRSATPNLHDHWGPWSPTVAPGLVLHASDDPFGDETLAMEVAAALGAQFATITGAGHFWPYQYPAEALAVLDGFWASLD encoded by the coding sequence GTGATCGTTTTTGTCCACGGAGTACCCGAAACCGCCGCTATCTGGGACAGCATCCGCAGTCGCTCGTCTCGGCCCTCGCTCGCTCTGGCGATGCCGGGATTCGACTGCGCCCGTCCCAACGGTTTCGGGGCCACCAAGGACGACTACGTGCACTGGTTGCTGGGCGAGTTAGATCCCCTCGAGGGGCCGATCGATCTGGTGGGTCACGACTGGGGGGCCGCCCTCACCTACCGGGTGGCGACCGCCTTCGGCGACCGACTGCACTCCTGGGCCGCCGATGTGGGCAACATCATCCACCCCCGCTACCAGTGGCACGACTTCGCCAAGATCTGGCAGACCCCCGGTGATGGCGAGGCGTTTGTAGAGAACACCGACGCCCAGACCCCGCGTGAGCGAGCCGGCCCGTTCGAATTCATGGGCGTTCCGGCCGCCGATGCGCTGGCCATGGCCACGGCCTTCGACGCCACCATGGGGGCCTGCATCCTCGATCTCTATCGGTCCGCTACCCCCAACCTTCACGACCATTGGGGTCCGTGGTCGCCCACGGTGGCCCCCGGTTTGGTTTTGCACGCCAGTGACGATCCCTTTGGTGATGAGACATTGGCGATGGAGGTGGCGGCCGCATTGGGAGCGCAGTTCGCCACCATTACCGGGGCTGGACATTTCTGGCCCTACCAGTACCCGGCGGAGGCGTTGGCGGTGTTGGACGGGTTCTGGGCGTCGCTGGACTGA
- a CDS encoding DUF4262 domain-containing protein codes for MPGEDVFPDRDMSHRDKVVFMLEREGWALDAVPTRADLDPPFPRYAYTIGIQERFGFPELCVVGLSPVACRGLFDLVVDALAAGSELPIGASFIGLLDGGQPCALLPLDATANAALFPSLTEHQQLAGRPPDNFDMVQLAWPDRAGVLPFEPGFASDLVAHQLLFAEPPG; via the coding sequence ATGCCTGGCGAAGATGTGTTCCCCGACCGTGACATGAGCCATCGCGACAAGGTGGTGTTCATGCTCGAGCGCGAGGGCTGGGCACTCGATGCGGTGCCCACCCGGGCCGATCTGGACCCGCCGTTCCCTCGCTACGCCTACACCATCGGTATCCAGGAGCGGTTCGGATTTCCCGAGCTCTGCGTGGTGGGGCTCTCCCCGGTGGCCTGCCGCGGCCTCTTCGATCTCGTGGTCGACGCCTTGGCGGCCGGCAGCGAGTTGCCCATTGGCGCGTCGTTCATCGGGCTTCTCGACGGAGGCCAACCGTGCGCACTCCTCCCGCTCGACGCCACCGCTAACGCCGCCCTCTTTCCGTCGCTGACCGAGCATCAACAACTCGCCGGCCGCCCCCCCGACAACTTCGACATGGTGCAGCTGGCCTGGCCCGATCGGGCCGGGGTGCTCCCCTTTGAACCGGGCTTCGCATCGGATCTGGTGGCGCACCAACTGCTCTTTGCCGAACCGCCGGGCTAA
- a CDS encoding nitroreductase family protein, with the protein MDLAEALCSNPSVREFTDEPVSDEEVAALLEVARFAPSGGNRQPWRVAVIKEPSLRRALADLCGPVWSEYLAEGITGATPFSVVGPPPEIEPLGPQPNPLLDAIESVPVVLVVAADLGQIAMMDKDLARVPLTGGASVYPFVHSILLAARDRNLGGVMTTFLARAEPAAAPLMRLPDTWALASMVFLGHPVRRATKLTRRPVSDFAVIDRFDGVSFG; encoded by the coding sequence ATGGACCTGGCCGAGGCGCTGTGCAGCAATCCCTCCGTCCGTGAGTTCACCGACGAGCCGGTGTCCGATGAGGAGGTGGCGGCCCTGCTGGAGGTGGCGCGGTTTGCCCCCAGCGGCGGAAATCGCCAGCCCTGGCGGGTGGCGGTGATCAAGGAACCGTCGCTGCGGCGGGCGCTGGCGGACCTGTGTGGCCCGGTGTGGTCGGAATATCTGGCGGAGGGAATCACCGGGGCCACGCCGTTCTCGGTGGTGGGGCCGCCGCCGGAGATCGAGCCGCTCGGTCCGCAGCCCAACCCGCTGCTCGACGCCATCGAATCGGTGCCCGTTGTGTTGGTGGTGGCCGCCGATCTTGGGCAGATCGCCATGATGGACAAGGACCTGGCGCGGGTGCCGCTCACCGGGGGCGCATCGGTGTACCCGTTCGTGCACTCGATTCTGCTGGCGGCTCGTGATCGCAACCTCGGCGGGGTGATGACCACCTTCTTGGCCCGGGCCGAACCGGCGGCCGCCCCGCTAATGCGCCTTCCGGACACCTGGGCGCTGGCGTCGATGGTGTTCCTCGGGCATCCGGTGAGGCGGGCCACCAAACTCACTCGCCGCCCCGTGAGCGACTTCGCCGTGATCGACCGGTTCGACGGGGTGTCTTTTGGCTGA
- a CDS encoding nitroreductase family deazaflavin-dependent oxidoreductase, with product MTVAITGATGFVGSHTVVRLLAHGHRPRLLVRNPAKAARVLGALGVDMTRLELIEGDMVDAQAVARLLDGADAVIHAAAAVAVTGTRADGSAQNVVGGEVVLGGAAERGLDPVIHVSSVAVFIPPDGSVITADSALASPRTAYGRAKLSVERFARGLQEEGAPVTTVYPGGVVGSHQPTHDSMMEGLAGALSAVWPMPRSGVALIHVEDLAEALARMVVVGQGPRRLMLGGDFLTWTDLADLCDELTGVACRRVVVPDWLMMGLGALFDVAHRIGCSRYPLTRDGAEIMVSMVPTDDSDTETLLDLTRVSVRDSVEEALRWLAAEGYLAPHHAGRLAPAGSPPARPSRWRWWQAWLARRVVHPIASSAAFARIGPRIFPPLDRAVHKVTGGRILTSQLFVDSLVLRTTGRRSGEGRDAPLACASEPGGTWLVVGSNFGKEHHPAWTANLLANPVARVTRHGTSVAVVARLLTDDEREEAWARLRDVWPIYDRYEDRSGRSLRVFRLTPS from the coding sequence ATGACCGTGGCCATCACCGGAGCCACTGGCTTTGTGGGATCACATACCGTGGTGCGTCTGCTGGCGCACGGTCATCGCCCTCGACTCCTGGTGCGCAACCCGGCTAAGGCCGCCAGGGTGCTGGGGGCGCTGGGGGTGGACATGACCCGCCTCGAACTCATCGAGGGCGACATGGTGGACGCCCAGGCGGTGGCGCGTCTGCTCGACGGCGCCGACGCCGTGATCCATGCGGCGGCGGCCGTGGCGGTCACCGGCACTCGGGCCGACGGCTCGGCCCAAAACGTGGTGGGTGGCGAGGTGGTGCTGGGAGGCGCCGCGGAGCGGGGCCTGGACCCGGTGATCCATGTGTCTTCGGTGGCCGTCTTCATCCCGCCGGACGGGTCGGTCATCACCGCCGATAGCGCGCTGGCCTCGCCCCGCACCGCCTACGGGCGTGCGAAATTGTCGGTGGAGCGTTTCGCCCGGGGATTGCAGGAGGAGGGAGCCCCGGTAACCACGGTGTACCCCGGGGGCGTGGTGGGTTCGCACCAACCCACCCACGACTCAATGATGGAGGGCCTCGCGGGAGCCCTGAGTGCGGTGTGGCCGATGCCCCGCAGTGGGGTGGCTCTGATCCACGTGGAGGACCTGGCGGAGGCGTTGGCCCGGATGGTGGTGGTCGGGCAGGGACCGCGCCGGTTGATGCTCGGTGGCGACTTCCTTACCTGGACCGACTTGGCCGATCTGTGCGACGAACTCACGGGCGTGGCGTGCCGGCGGGTGGTGGTGCCCGACTGGCTGATGATGGGGTTGGGGGCGCTGTTCGATGTGGCACATCGCATCGGCTGCTCCCGCTATCCCCTCACGCGAGACGGCGCTGAGATCATGGTGTCGATGGTTCCCACCGACGACTCGGACACCGAGACCCTGCTCGACCTCACTCGGGTTTCGGTACGCGATTCCGTCGAGGAGGCCTTGCGCTGGTTGGCGGCGGAGGGATATCTGGCGCCGCACCATGCCGGCCGGTTGGCGCCGGCCGGGTCACCGCCCGCCCGGCCGTCACGCTGGCGTTGGTGGCAGGCATGGCTGGCGCGTCGGGTGGTGCACCCGATCGCCAGCAGCGCCGCGTTTGCTCGGATCGGCCCTCGGATCTTCCCGCCTCTCGACCGGGCGGTGCACAAAGTTACGGGCGGCCGGATACTCACAAGCCAGTTGTTCGTGGACTCGTTGGTGCTCAGGACCACTGGGCGGCGCAGCGGGGAAGGGCGCGACGCCCCCCTTGCCTGTGCCAGCGAACCCGGGGGCACCTGGCTGGTGGTGGGCAGCAACTTCGGCAAAGAGCATCACCCGGCCTGGACGGCCAACCTCCTGGCCAATCCCGTGGCGCGGGTGACCCGTCATGGAACCTCCGTGGCGGTGGTGGCCCGCTTGCTCACCGATGATGAACGGGAGGAGGCGTGGGCCAGGCTGCGTGACGTGTGGCCAATCTATGACCGGTACGAGGATCGTTCGGGCCGCTCGCTGAGGGTGTTTCGCCTCACCCCGTCTTGA